In the genome of Impatiens glandulifera unplaced genomic scaffold, dImpGla2.1, whole genome shotgun sequence, one region contains:
- the LOC124917756 gene encoding chromatin remodeling protein EBS-like → MAKIRPVKRNLDSYTISDTNTVVKRNLDSYTIRGTNTVVKPGDNVLLRSPESNTTPYVAKIKKIQIDNGNDVTVQVRWYYRPGDSIGGRKQFHGEKELFLSDHYDIQSAYTIQGKCMVHSLKNYTQLENAGAEDYYCRFEYKAANGLVLPSRVVVYCKCKLPENPDLLMVQCEECKNWYHPFCVDMTNDQAKHLHLFICSNCNGAEDKLKRPMK, encoded by the exons ATGGCCAAAATCAGACCAGTCAAACGCAACTTAGACTCCTACACCATCAGTGACACCAACACAGTCGTCAAACGCAACTTAGACTCCTACACCATCAGAGGCACCAACACAGTCGTCAAAC CTGGAGATAATGTACTGTTGCGATCACCCGAGAGCAATACTACTCCTTATGTGGCTAAGATAAAGAAGATCCAGATAGACAATGGAAATGACGTGACAGTTCAGGTAAGGTGGTATTACCGGCCGGGTGATTCCATCGGAGGTCGTAAACAATTCCATGGTGAGAAAGAACTGTTCTTGTCTGACCACTATGACATTCAGAGTGCTTACACGATTCAAGGTAAGTGTATGGTTCATTCTTTGAAGAATTACACCCAGCTAGAGAACGCTGGAGCTGAGGATTACTATTGTCGATTTGAATACAAAGCTGCAAACGGTCTTGTTTTACCTAGCCGCGTTGTAGT GTATTGTAAATGCAAATTGCCCGAAAACCCCGACCTTCTAATGGTGCAGTGTGAGGAATGCAAAAACTG GTACCATCCTTTTTGTGTTGATATGACTAATGATCAAGCAAAACATTTACATCTTTTTATTTGTTCTAATTGTAATGGAGCGGAG GATAAACTTAAAAGACCAATGAAGTGA